The Lysinibacillus pakistanensis genome includes a window with the following:
- a CDS encoding DJ-1/PfpI family protein, with the protein MEVTIMLYDGITALDAIGPYEVFAGTQQCNVKFVAKEKGIIKLDSKMGYLHADYSFSEITSADILVVPGCSPPNYKNPMNDEETLNWIRKMHETSKWTTSVCNGSLILGAAGLLNDVEATSHWGSFDILLSLGAIPTEERVVRQGKIVTAAGISSGIDMALQLVAWEFGEDLSKGVQLILEYDPQPPFDTGSIKKAPAPLIENIKMLLQELSEKEPNM; encoded by the coding sequence ATGGAAGTTACAATTATGCTATACGATGGAATTACAGCATTAGATGCCATTGGACCTTATGAGGTATTTGCGGGTACACAGCAATGTAATGTGAAATTTGTTGCTAAAGAAAAAGGAATTATAAAGCTTGACTCTAAAATGGGCTATTTACATGCAGATTATAGTTTTTCGGAAATTACATCTGCTGATATTCTTGTCGTTCCTGGCTGTAGCCCCCCTAACTACAAAAATCCAATGAATGACGAAGAAACATTAAACTGGATTCGTAAAATGCACGAGACTTCTAAATGGACTACATCTGTATGTAATGGTTCTCTGATTTTAGGTGCAGCTGGGTTATTAAATGATGTTGAGGCAACTAGTCATTGGGGCTCTTTTGACATCCTTCTATCGCTTGGTGCAATTCCAACAGAAGAAAGAGTTGTTCGTCAGGGCAAAATAGTAACTGCAGCAGGAATCTCTTCAGGTATTGATATGGCTCTTCAATTAGTTGCCTGGGAATTTGGAGAGGATCTTAGTAAAGGGGTTCAATTAATTTTGGAATATGATCCCCAGCCACCGTTTGACACAGGATCAATAAAAAAAGCCCCAGCACCTTTAATTGAAAATATTAAAATGCTTCTTCAAGAGCTTTCTGAGAAAGAGCCTAATATGTAA
- a CDS encoding TetR/AcrR family transcriptional regulator, with translation MMKEDTTRDLIIQTSLKLFNKQGYNLTSIQDIMNATGLPKGAIYRRFENKNEIAIASFNHSMEIIWEHYFKATQFKASATDKLIAMFEIYQDAVYNPPVDGGCPLLNTAIESDDGFQELHELAAKAHNQTLLFIQSIIEEGISSQEFCQDIDSYSLASFLFSTLEGAIMASRLSLNNEHMLHSIRQIKILLQYYSIKNQEV, from the coding sequence ATAATGAAGGAAGATACAACTCGCGATTTGATTATCCAAACCTCACTTAAATTGTTTAATAAACAAGGCTACAATCTAACTTCTATACAAGATATTATGAATGCAACTGGATTACCAAAGGGAGCTATATATAGACGTTTTGAAAACAAAAATGAAATTGCTATTGCTTCTTTTAATCATTCTATGGAAATTATATGGGAGCATTATTTTAAAGCAACGCAATTTAAAGCTTCGGCGACAGATAAATTAATAGCTATGTTTGAAATTTATCAAGACGCTGTTTATAATCCCCCGGTAGATGGTGGATGTCCCCTTCTTAATACGGCTATTGAAAGTGATGATGGCTTCCAAGAACTTCATGAGTTGGCTGCAAAAGCCCATAACCAAACATTACTTTTTATACAATCTATTATTGAGGAAGGAATTAGCTCACAGGAATTTTGCCAAGATATAGATTCCTATTCTTTAGCCTCTTTTTTATTTTCTACTTTAGAGGGTGCTATAATGGCAAGTCGTTTATCTTTAAATAATGAACATATGCTTCATAGTATCCGACAAATAAAAATCCTTCTACAATACTACTCAATTAAGAATCAAGAGGTCTAA
- a CDS encoding RNA polymerase sigma factor, with amino-acid sequence MNEKLEGVYEEFNRYIYHLCLKLTRNNVEAEDLMQEVWVKVVRYEDSVAEVEHIKAWLTTITMNTFRDRYRKKVRRSKYMMNQPETLDVPILDLVPNNDISTEEKIEKDIVTKLVQDKMEQLDAIYRKTLWYFYIDQYSLAEISTIMKVSIGTVKSRLFRAKARLKEMLMSDVSIVEAVLPA; translated from the coding sequence ATGAATGAAAAATTAGAAGGCGTATATGAGGAATTTAATCGTTACATATACCATTTATGTTTAAAACTTACTCGCAATAATGTAGAAGCTGAAGATTTAATGCAAGAAGTTTGGGTAAAGGTTGTTCGCTATGAGGATAGCGTGGCCGAAGTGGAACATATTAAAGCTTGGCTGACAACAATTACGATGAATACATTTAGAGATCGCTACCGCAAAAAAGTACGACGTAGTAAATATATGATGAACCAACCTGAAACATTAGACGTTCCGATTTTAGATTTGGTTCCCAACAATGATATTTCAACTGAAGAAAAAATTGAAAAAGATATCGTTACAAAATTAGTACAGGATAAAATGGAGCAATTAGATGCAATCTATCGAAAAACGTTATGGTATTTCTACATAGACCAATATTCACTTGCTGAAATCTCTACGATTATGAAAGTTTCCATTGGAACTGTAAAATCTCGTTTATTCCGTGCTAAAGCTCGTTTAAAAGAAATGCTAATGTCTGATGTATCAATTGTAGAAGCTGTGCTGCCAGCATAA
- a CDS encoding MarR family winged helix-turn-helix transcriptional regulator encodes MDQEKQKAITSLFEVVFSIERKWANEWNNHNVLGFSKSHILILDYLSQEGPKRPSAIADRLKVTTGGVTVLTSKLINAGFIEKTQHATDRRASQLVITTEGENILKESRQQVSEIINNMFGMLSAEEVQTLRDIFAKCLLEFDPNRQE; translated from the coding sequence ATGGATCAAGAAAAACAGAAAGCCATTACCTCGTTGTTTGAAGTTGTATTTTCCATTGAGCGTAAGTGGGCGAACGAGTGGAATAATCATAATGTACTCGGCTTTTCAAAATCCCATATTTTAATTTTAGACTATTTATCGCAGGAGGGTCCAAAACGCCCTTCTGCCATTGCTGATCGCTTAAAAGTGACAACAGGTGGTGTCACTGTTTTAACAAGTAAGCTAATAAATGCTGGCTTTATTGAAAAAACACAGCACGCTACAGATAGACGAGCCTCACAATTAGTGATTACTACAGAAGGCGAAAATATTTTAAAGGAATCCCGCCAACAAGTAAGTGAAATTATCAACAATATGTTCGGTATGCTCTCAGCTGAGGAGGTTCAAACGCTACGTGATATTTTTGCTAAATGCTTACTTGAGTTTGATCCAAATCGACAGGAATGA
- the spx gene encoding transcriptional regulator Spx, whose product MTVTIYSQASCSSSRKALKWLKDHNIEYKEKRITSHPLTLAEFKEILSMTEDGTDEIIATNSNDFKNLNIDIDQLSIQELFAIIQAHPRMLRSPIIIDEKRIQVGYNEMDIRRFIPRKVRAYELNAMTRLAQES is encoded by the coding sequence ATGACAGTTACAATTTACTCACAAGCGAGCTGTTCTTCATCCAGAAAAGCACTTAAATGGTTAAAAGATCACAATATTGAATATAAAGAAAAACGTATCACTTCACATCCACTGACACTTGCAGAGTTCAAAGAAATTTTAAGTATGACAGAAGATGGAACAGACGAAATTATTGCAACAAATTCAAATGATTTTAAAAATTTAAATATTGATATTGATCAACTTTCAATTCAAGAGCTATTTGCTATTATCCAAGCTCATCCAAGAATGCTGCGTAGCCCAATCATAATTGATGAAAAACGTATTCAAGTTGGGTACAATGAAATGGACATCCGCCGTTTTATTCCACGTAAAGTACGTGCTTACGAATTAAATGCGATGACAAGATTAGCACAAGAAAGTTAA
- a CDS encoding ABC-F family ATP-binding cassette domain-containing protein: MAILTVENLGHSFGDRTLFKDVSFRLVEGDHIGLVGANGVGKSTLMGIITGQTIHDTGKVEWLPGTHYGYLDQHTVLTAGRTMRDALRDAFLPLYKKEEELNDITGKMADATPEELEVLLEQMAEVQDALDAGDFYTLDMKIEEVARGLGLDAIGLERDVAALSGGQRTKVLLAKLLLEKPKVLLLDEPTNYLDEEHISWLKIYLKNYPHAFLLISHDTEFMNETVDVIFQLEFSKLTRYTATYEKFLELAEINKRQHIEAYEKQQEFIKKQEDFIAKNKARYSTTGRAKSRAKQLDRLERIDRPETAVKPEFGFKEARSSSRYVVEAENLVIGYDKEKPLLPPLTFNIERGEKIALVGMNGVGKSTLLKTMLGKINPLDGKVVRGDYLYPSYFEQEVKADKITPIDDVWNAFPSMEQAQVRAALARAGLKTEHITRPLNSLSGGEQAKVRLCKLMMEEANWLVFDEPTNHLDVDAKDELKRAMKDFKGTIVLVSHEPDFYEGLATKVWNVQDWFTSGQQS; this comes from the coding sequence ATGGCAATATTAACAGTTGAAAATTTAGGTCATTCATTCGGTGACCGTACTCTCTTTAAGGATGTATCCTTTCGCTTAGTAGAAGGGGATCATATTGGACTTGTAGGAGCAAATGGTGTTGGTAAGTCTACATTAATGGGTATCATTACGGGCCAAACAATTCACGATACTGGCAAGGTAGAATGGCTACCAGGAACCCATTATGGTTATTTAGATCAGCATACTGTTCTGACGGCTGGTCGTACTATGCGCGATGCATTACGCGATGCCTTTCTTCCTTTATATAAAAAAGAAGAAGAACTAAATGACATTACAGGAAAAATGGCTGACGCAACACCGGAAGAATTAGAGGTGTTATTAGAGCAAATGGCTGAGGTACAGGATGCTCTTGACGCAGGTGATTTTTATACGCTTGATATGAAAATTGAAGAGGTTGCACGAGGCCTAGGTCTTGACGCCATCGGATTAGAGCGTGATGTGGCGGCTCTTTCTGGTGGACAACGTACAAAGGTTTTACTAGCAAAGCTTTTATTAGAAAAGCCCAAAGTTTTACTATTAGACGAGCCGACGAACTATCTGGATGAAGAGCATATTTCATGGTTGAAAATCTATTTAAAGAATTATCCCCATGCATTCTTATTAATTTCGCACGATACTGAGTTTATGAATGAAACGGTTGATGTAATTTTTCAGCTAGAATTTTCAAAATTAACTCGCTATACAGCAACCTACGAAAAATTTCTAGAGCTTGCTGAAATTAATAAACGTCAGCATATTGAGGCTTATGAAAAGCAGCAAGAGTTCATTAAAAAGCAAGAGGATTTCATTGCAAAAAATAAAGCACGCTATTCAACGACAGGTCGTGCAAAATCTCGTGCAAAACAGCTCGATCGTTTAGAACGTATTGATCGTCCTGAAACTGCAGTAAAACCTGAATTCGGCTTTAAAGAGGCACGTTCTTCAAGTCGCTATGTGGTAGAGGCTGAAAACCTAGTAATTGGCTATGACAAGGAAAAGCCATTACTTCCCCCATTGACTTTCAATATTGAGCGCGGTGAAAAAATCGCGCTTGTGGGGATGAATGGCGTAGGGAAATCTACATTGTTAAAAACAATGCTTGGTAAAATCAATCCACTTGATGGAAAGGTTGTTCGTGGGGATTACCTTTATCCTTCCTACTTTGAACAGGAGGTAAAGGCTGATAAAATTACGCCAATCGATGATGTTTGGAATGCCTTCCCTTCCATGGAGCAAGCCCAGGTGCGAGCAGCATTAGCACGCGCTGGACTAAAAACGGAGCATATTACGCGCCCACTGAACTCTTTATCCGGTGGTGAGCAAGCCAAAGTACGCTTATGTAAGCTAATGATGGAAGAAGCAAACTGGCTAGTATTTGACGAACCAACAAACCACTTAGATGTTGATGCAAAAGACGAATTAAAACGTGCCATGAAAGACTTTAAAGGGACAATCGTACTCGTTAGCCATGAGCCTGATTTTTATGAAGGTCTCGCAACTAAAGTATGGAACGTCCAAGATTGGTTTACTTCAGGACAACAAAGCTAG
- a CDS encoding SE1832 family protein yields MPTKSDIEYQIKELKMDYINLQGDIEKLESTGHNDQVAKAEQRLANMEAKLAELNKQLAEL; encoded by the coding sequence ATGCCAACAAAAAGCGATATTGAATACCAAATTAAAGAGCTGAAAATGGACTATATAAATTTACAGGGTGACATTGAAAAGCTTGAATCCACTGGTCATAATGATCAGGTGGCAAAAGCAGAGCAACGCCTTGCGAATATGGAAGCAAAACTAGCAGAGTTAAATAAACAATTAGCAGAACTTTAA
- a CDS encoding PseG/SpsG family protein, whose product MQNETQATELKKTIVFIIESCIDKGLYPFERVATLAKLFTNEKVLIFVKTPSNDGIQILMHENLSPMLFDHFDELSKQIKELQPDLIVRDGRNSESWQVENLRPYCKTIIHFDDFGDGGQACDCVLLALYQEVRDYLPSHYIGGSFVYAVPEAYQNFNDIPESKTPENPPHIVVAFEDGDEHNLTYRTLRHLTQLQIPLQITVMIDDSYRHAIEDLQMMVLSRRNTAILRDKNALLKLLPKADVIICNANYTPYKIASYGVPCITLAQTEAELLHAFPREQNGFIHLGLGRKMKQSQIQNAVMEFLLHEARSERAVKKQRQLNLVSNNETLHSMLLDFAYDRHNIAST is encoded by the coding sequence TTGCAAAACGAAACTCAAGCAACAGAACTGAAAAAGACAATTGTTTTCATTATTGAAAGCTGTATTGATAAAGGGCTGTATCCTTTTGAACGGGTTGCAACGTTAGCCAAGTTATTTACAAATGAAAAAGTTCTCATATTTGTAAAAACCCCTTCAAATGATGGGATTCAAATTTTAATGCATGAAAACCTTTCTCCAATGCTATTCGATCATTTCGATGAACTATCTAAGCAAATAAAGGAGCTACAACCAGATTTAATTGTAAGGGATGGTCGTAACTCCGAAAGCTGGCAAGTAGAGAATTTACGTCCATACTGCAAAACTATAATTCACTTTGATGATTTTGGTGATGGTGGTCAAGCCTGCGACTGTGTTTTACTAGCACTCTATCAAGAAGTAAGAGATTACTTACCATCACATTATATAGGTGGCAGCTTTGTTTATGCAGTTCCTGAAGCATATCAGAATTTCAACGATATTCCAGAAAGTAAAACGCCTGAAAACCCACCTCATATCGTTGTTGCCTTTGAGGATGGGGACGAGCATAACCTTACCTATCGCACTCTTCGACACTTAACACAGCTACAAATTCCACTACAAATTACCGTAATGATTGATGATAGCTATCGACATGCAATCGAGGATTTGCAAATGATGGTGCTCAGTCGTCGCAACACAGCTATCCTTCGTGATAAAAATGCACTCCTAAAACTACTACCAAAGGCTGACGTTATTATTTGTAATGCCAATTACACACCTTATAAAATTGCCTCGTATGGCGTTCCTTGTATTACCCTTGCACAGACAGAGGCCGAGCTTCTACATGCATTTCCTCGCGAACAGAACGGCTTTATTCATCTTGGCCTTGGCCGCAAAATGAAACAATCACAAATTCAAAATGCTGTCATGGAGTTCTTATTACATGAAGCTCGCAGTGAAAGAGCTGTCAAAAAACAACGACAGCTCAACCTAGTCAGTAACAATGAAACACTGCATTCCATGCTATTAGACTTCGCCTACGATCGACATAATATCGCTTCAACTTAG
- a CDS encoding NAD(P)H-binding protein: MGMRAAIVVGATGLTGTSLVEQLCENDEYVSVLVIARRKPEFKHPKLEVKIRDFDTLEEKDIEFAHELYCCLGTTIKKAGSREMFEKVDFEYPLAIASLAKKRGIPHMLVITAMGANEGSPFYYNRVKGKLEHDLIELGLQRLSIIRPSLLVGEREEFRLGEKAGEKVLKVAKPLLVGPLKRSRAIDASQVAKAMLVIALHGKKQPVAIYQSQELATLDFPEIKEEDVSRENLFNWEKHKLSSEIDEGNKVNREVIINRDKYKIEETVIDREVNFHHREDE; this comes from the coding sequence ATGGGAATGCGTGCTGCAATTGTCGTAGGGGCTACAGGTTTAACAGGTACCTCACTTGTGGAACAATTATGTGAAAATGATGAGTATGTTTCAGTTTTAGTAATTGCACGAAGAAAGCCCGAGTTTAAACATCCAAAGCTTGAAGTGAAAATCCGTGATTTCGATACTTTAGAGGAAAAGGATATAGAATTTGCACATGAATTGTATTGTTGTCTTGGGACAACGATAAAAAAAGCAGGTTCTCGTGAAATGTTCGAAAAAGTTGATTTTGAATACCCACTGGCTATCGCCTCATTAGCAAAAAAACGGGGCATCCCTCATATGCTTGTAATTACAGCGATGGGGGCAAATGAGGGCTCTCCATTTTACTATAATCGTGTAAAAGGTAAGCTAGAGCATGATTTGATAGAGCTAGGCTTACAGAGACTTTCAATTATACGCCCGTCATTATTAGTGGGTGAGCGAGAGGAATTTCGTTTGGGTGAAAAAGCCGGTGAGAAAGTGTTAAAGGTGGCCAAACCTCTATTAGTGGGACCGCTTAAACGTTCCAGGGCAATTGATGCCTCACAAGTTGCAAAGGCGATGCTTGTTATTGCACTGCATGGTAAGAAACAGCCTGTAGCTATTTATCAATCTCAAGAGTTAGCGACGCTAGATTTCCCAGAAATAAAGGAAGAGGATGTTTCGCGAGAAAATTTATTTAATTGGGAAAAACACAAACTATCTTCTGAAATTGATGAAGGCAATAAAGTAAACCGAGAAGTCATCATAAATCGGGATAAATATAAAATTGAGGAAACTGTTATAGATAGGGAAGTAAATTTTCATCATAGAGAGGATGAATAA
- a CDS encoding NADPH-dependent FMN reductase has translation MKILLVDGTMFGHKTGAILEQVEQYIKELNANFDLEIMHFSQYKHQIVDGSPLNDDMKEMIQKFEEADAYIIATPIFQASIPGVLKNAFDFLHPKTMRYKPVSIVANGGTYQHHLVVENQLKPILDYFRALVTPNYVYTHTSHFDADNHIIDEDVHNRLRELARVFVQYCEMSKTLPKETIDQH, from the coding sequence ATGAAAATTTTACTCGTTGATGGCACAATGTTTGGTCATAAAACAGGTGCTATTTTAGAGCAGGTGGAGCAGTATATTAAGGAATTAAATGCTAATTTCGATTTAGAAATTATGCATTTTAGTCAATATAAGCATCAAATTGTTGACGGTTCACCGTTAAATGATGATATGAAGGAAATGATTCAAAAGTTTGAGGAAGCGGATGCATATATTATCGCTACACCGATTTTCCAAGCATCGATTCCAGGTGTTTTGAAAAATGCCTTTGATTTCTTACATCCGAAAACAATGCGCTATAAGCCAGTGTCAATCGTAGCAAATGGTGGTACTTATCAACATCATTTAGTAGTAGAAAATCAATTAAAGCCAATTTTAGACTACTTCCGTGCACTTGTTACACCTAACTATGTATACACTCATACATCTCATTTTGATGCAGACAATCATATTATAGATGAGGATGTTCATAATCGTTTACGTGAGCTAGCTCGTGTGTTTGTTCAGTATTGTGAAATGAGCAAAACATTGCCAAAGGAAACAATTGACCAACATTAA
- a CDS encoding DEAD/DEAH box helicase — MQDIALLEKQRCNLILTNKAKEAVEECSANEHAFFALQKSFTVYIEKRKAKTIGETFLSVYFNAEHNEKLNEILAKKTAIMDCVLKVEGLLATNIRFVHMHGSINTNRRLPAALQFITKPNNGAGIPLELHTKIRELPIAEERTEYVKKRISSWEGYLKIQERDATIDDIHTEFKQSYFNEDFTRLTIVCPYIKSKEWKQLEGLSVSIQGVRGEIGQVLKTNAGKQTVEIDLKPFVQDLARKNQLHLRSKQASFSNFATLSQIRRLRNGFTKLEKGEAVNLHLETILFERRPTVRAAKLREDIAFHNHLNEYQQRAVLGALSVEDLYVIQGPPGTGKTTVISEICQQNVKAGLKTLVASQSNLAVDNALGRLLSNQEIRILRYGRTESIEEEGKKFIEENVALHWREQTLAAVKEEILAFTEREQELKASIIKAREEQDKLKAWLEELTKEIAAKEQAAIDEPILQQEIQALKKELKATKADQQECEAQKGHYEKQLAQIELTVKSLEQVLTENPSAEQLQNMIKEVTQKIEKLEAAAQYKELQEQKQQLAYQFKDIQVKYEEESNRLHLMKEAQKYIGTLLSYELIQRFLQHYQIRPSYILSQQIERIRHLEDAKDLNAWATINTRLQKAIAKLESLVADDARDRALAKSRVQPVQSFSLQNLTGVFAQLNQAFQDGQSPSAELLESYLLGLYMRRDFVWQKGVALKQQQQHKDQEFELLRKSISSLIHQECAITSFDVQSLQRQLQPFLQHTERLQQLAETFQIDGEPEESVEQLKLLISQSKSSLQTAQQQLEAVEQANLQLLPKKAVLQTAQTSLQEVEQQLLQIDEGIKEINIAGLKKEKQLTACTKLLQSTPERTYEEVEEAIRSSQAALEEMQRKEQQLPLRKKLQEQWRDKLQNATEYDLDEIRKLYVRHANVIGTTCVASASKEFMENYPTFDVVIIDEVSKATPPELLLPMLKGKKIILVGDHHQLPPLLGDDTLEETLKTMLDENPNFEGAQELKNLLRESLFERLFNNLPHTHKQMLALQYRMHEKIMHSITPFYAKEENGLQCGLPDSDAARDHCLEGQFVSRDDHLLWIDIPTEKPYLEEQVKGGTSRFNEGEIQTIRRILIDLNDAVIAAKEAGRMPQDAQKSVGVISFYGEQVKKINRLLQQELQLSHLQFRTGTVDKFQGMEMDVILVSMVRNTPKGGDIGFARDYRRLNVALSRARELLLLVGSADMFAKRAKHQDTREMYSNLLNTVKSYNGLRNHEGQVM, encoded by the coding sequence ATGCAGGACATCGCTTTACTAGAAAAGCAACGCTGTAATCTTATTTTGACGAATAAGGCCAAGGAAGCGGTAGAGGAATGCTCGGCAAATGAGCATGCCTTTTTTGCGTTACAAAAATCTTTTACCGTGTACATAGAAAAGCGTAAAGCTAAAACGATAGGCGAAACGTTTTTATCTGTTTATTTTAATGCTGAGCATAATGAAAAACTAAACGAAATTCTAGCAAAAAAAACAGCCATTATGGATTGTGTGTTAAAGGTGGAGGGCCTGTTAGCTACAAATATTCGTTTTGTCCATATGCATGGCTCGATTAATACCAATCGACGTTTGCCAGCAGCATTACAATTTATCACAAAGCCCAATAATGGTGCAGGCATTCCACTTGAGCTTCATACAAAGATTAGAGAGCTACCAATCGCTGAGGAACGCACAGAATATGTGAAAAAGCGTATTTCGAGCTGGGAAGGCTATTTAAAAATTCAAGAACGAGATGCAACGATTGATGATATTCATACAGAATTTAAACAAAGCTATTTTAATGAAGATTTTACAAGGCTTACGATTGTGTGCCCCTATATAAAATCTAAAGAATGGAAGCAGCTTGAAGGTTTAAGTGTTAGCATTCAAGGAGTTCGTGGTGAAATTGGACAAGTATTAAAAACAAATGCAGGGAAACAAACAGTAGAAATTGACCTAAAGCCTTTTGTACAGGATTTAGCTCGTAAAAATCAGCTTCATTTACGTTCTAAGCAGGCAAGCTTTAGTAATTTTGCTACATTGAGTCAAATAAGACGATTACGCAATGGTTTTACAAAGCTTGAAAAGGGCGAGGCGGTTAATCTTCATCTAGAAACAATCCTATTTGAAAGACGTCCAACTGTACGAGCAGCAAAGCTACGCGAGGATATCGCTTTTCATAACCATTTAAATGAATATCAGCAACGAGCTGTCTTAGGGGCATTGTCTGTTGAAGATTTGTACGTAATTCAGGGGCCTCCTGGAACGGGAAAGACTACTGTTATATCTGAAATTTGTCAGCAAAATGTCAAGGCTGGCTTAAAAACACTTGTTGCTTCTCAATCGAATTTAGCGGTTGATAATGCACTAGGCCGCCTTCTTTCCAATCAGGAAATTCGAATTTTACGCTATGGTAGAACAGAAAGCATTGAAGAAGAAGGTAAAAAATTTATAGAGGAAAATGTTGCACTCCATTGGCGGGAGCAAACTCTCGCAGCGGTTAAAGAGGAAATTTTAGCCTTTACAGAGCGTGAACAGGAGCTAAAGGCAAGCATAATCAAGGCTCGTGAAGAACAGGACAAATTGAAGGCATGGCTTGAGGAACTGACAAAAGAGATTGCGGCAAAAGAGCAGGCTGCAATAGATGAGCCCATTTTACAGCAGGAAATTCAAGCATTAAAAAAGGAGTTAAAGGCAACAAAAGCAGATCAGCAGGAATGTGAGGCGCAAAAAGGGCATTACGAAAAACAACTGGCGCAAATTGAGCTTACTGTAAAGTCGCTTGAACAGGTTCTTACTGAAAATCCATCGGCTGAGCAGCTACAGAATATGATAAAAGAGGTTACTCAAAAGATTGAGAAACTAGAAGCTGCTGCCCAATATAAGGAGCTACAGGAACAAAAGCAACAATTAGCTTACCAGTTTAAGGATATTCAAGTGAAATATGAGGAAGAAAGCAATCGATTGCATTTAATGAAGGAAGCTCAAAAATATATTGGTACTCTACTTTCCTATGAGCTAATTCAGCGTTTTTTACAGCATTATCAAATACGACCCTCCTATATACTATCACAACAAATAGAAAGGATTCGTCATTTAGAGGATGCTAAAGATTTAAATGCATGGGCAACGATTAATACACGACTACAAAAGGCCATTGCGAAGCTTGAGTCATTAGTTGCAGATGATGCTAGAGATCGCGCACTTGCTAAAAGTAGAGTACAGCCAGTTCAGTCGTTTTCATTGCAAAATTTAACAGGCGTCTTTGCACAGCTTAATCAAGCCTTTCAAGATGGGCAATCACCATCAGCTGAGCTGCTTGAAAGCTATTTGCTGGGACTGTATATGCGTCGTGACTTTGTCTGGCAAAAAGGTGTTGCCCTCAAACAGCAACAGCAGCATAAGGATCAAGAATTTGAATTGCTGCGTAAAAGTATTAGCTCTTTAATTCATCAAGAATGTGCCATTACGAGCTTTGATGTTCAAAGTTTACAGAGACAATTGCAGCCATTTTTGCAGCATACAGAACGACTTCAGCAGCTAGCTGAGACATTCCAAATTGATGGTGAACCAGAGGAATCTGTAGAGCAGTTGAAATTACTTATATCGCAATCAAAGTCCTCCCTTCAAACCGCGCAACAGCAGCTAGAAGCAGTTGAGCAGGCTAATTTACAGCTCCTACCAAAGAAGGCGGTACTTCAAACAGCACAAACTAGCTTACAAGAAGTTGAACAGCAGCTTTTACAAATAGACGAAGGCATAAAGGAAATAAATATTGCTGGATTAAAGAAGGAAAAGCAACTCACTGCTTGCACTAAGCTCCTTCAATCAACACCAGAGCGTACTTATGAGGAAGTAGAGGAAGCAATAAGATCATCTCAAGCAGCTTTAGAGGAAATGCAACGTAAGGAACAGCAGCTACCTCTTCGGAAAAAATTACAGGAGCAATGGAGAGATAAGCTACAAAACGCTACTGAATATGATTTAGATGAAATTCGTAAATTATATGTACGTCATGCTAATGTTATTGGTACAACATGCGTAGCTTCGGCAAGTAAGGAGTTTATGGAAAACTATCCTACATTTGATGTGGTTATAATCGATGAAGTATCCAAGGCAACACCACCAGAACTTTTATTACCAATGCTAAAGGGGAAGAAGATTATCTTAGTGGGTGATCATCATCAGCTACCACCATTACTTGGAGATGATACGTTAGAGGAAACCTTAAAGACAATGCTGGATGAAAATCCAAACTTTGAAGGTGCACAGGAATTAAAGAACTTGCTACGTGAATCCTTATTTGAGCGTTTATTTAATAATCTGCCTCATACTCATAAGCAAATGCTTGCATTGCAGTATCGTATGCATGAAAAAATTATGCATAGTATCACACCGTTTTATGCAAAGGAAGAGAATGGCTTACAATGTGGTTTACCAGATTCCGATGCTGCACGCGACCATTGCTTAGAAGGTCAATTTGTTAGTCGAGATGACCATTTGTTGTGGATTGATATACCTACTGAGAAACCTTATCTAGAGGAGCAGGTAAAGGGTGGGACGAGTCGCTTCAATGAGGGGGAAATACAAACTATCCGACGTATTTTAATAGATTTAAATGATGCTGTTATTGCAGCAAAAGAGGCTGGTCGAATGCCACAAGATGCACAAAAAAGCGTTGGTGTCATTAGTTTCTATGGTGAGCAGGTTAAGAAAATAAATCGTCTTCTTCAGCAGGAATTACAGTTATCTCATCTTCAATTTAGAACAGGTACTGTCGATAAGTTCCAAGGGATGGAGATGGACGTCATATTAGTGAGTATGGTCCGTAATACACCTAAAGGAGGAGACATTGGCTTTGCAAGAGATTATCGCCGTTTAAACGTCGCCTTATCTCGTGCGCGAGAGCTATTATTACTTGTTGGAAGTGCTGATATGTTTGCGAAACGTGCCAAGCATCAAGATACACGAGAAATGTATAGCAATCTCTTAAATACAGTAAAATCCTATAATGGCTTGCGTAATCATGAAGGACAGGTGATGTAG